From Chryseotalea sp. WA131a:
TTTAGCAAGAAAATCGAATGACACTTTTAGAACGAATAGATGGCTTTGCCGAGTTGGGCAACCGATTGCAAACCATGCCTGCTGAAACAAAAAAGGGGCTGTTTCTGAGGGCCAACCAAGAAAACCCATGGTTCACGGATAGTAATATTGCTTTAGCCTTAAATGGGATAGGCGAATTCTTGGAAAAAGAAAAATTGCAACGATGGCTTTCGGCTTATACGATTGAAAATACGCAACCCAAAAAAATTGGTATCGCCATGGCAGGCAATATTCCGATGGTGGGCTTTCATGATTTGCTGTGTGTGCTCGTTACCGGAAATATGGCGGTGGCCAAACTCAGTTCACAAGATTGCGTTTTGATGAAATTTGTATGTGAGCTGTTGAAACAAATCAACCCTTCTTTTACTAACCAAATTCTTTTTGAAGAACGTCTAAAAGATGTGGACGCTGTGATTGCCACCGGTAGCGATAACACCGCACGTTATTTTGAATATTATTTTCGAAACATTCCGCATTTAATTCGTAAAAACCGAAGCTCGTGCGCAGTGATCATGGGTGAAGAAAGCGAAAAGGAATTAATTGAATTGGGTAAAGATGTGTTTAGCTATTTTGGGTTGGGCTGTCGAAATGTTTCTAAGCTATACGTGCCAGAAGGCTTTGATATTAAACGATTGATGAAAGCGTGGGAAGTTTATCTCGAGGTAGTAAATCATCACAAATACTCGAACAACTATACCTATCAGCGAACGATTTTATTGATGAACCTCATTCATTTTTATGACAATGGAGCTGTGATTTTGATTGAAAATAATTCGTTGGTATCGCCTATCTCTTTGCTTTATTATGAATACTATCAATCACTCGATGACTTAAAAAATAAGGTTCACAAACAAACAGAAAAAATTCAATGCATCGTATCTGCAAATGGTTGGTACAATAAGGGAATTCCTTTTGGTCGAGCCCAGCATCCTCAGGTATGGGAATATGCGGATAACGTAGATACCATTAAGTTTCTTACTGCGGTGAGAAGCAAGTAGTATGGAATGATTTGTTTAGCTAAAGTACCACGCTTAATAGTTACTAGTGATAAGTTAAATGTATTATGACGTCATTTAAAAAGTAGGCAGTAGGCAGTCACCAGTAGGCAGTCACCGCCAGTCCTATAATGCACACTGTATCCTGCCCACTGCTGATTTTATAGCCCCGTACGCCAAAGTACAGTTAACATAACACTAGTTACAGTTACCGTTAACTCATCGTCCTCTTATAATCTCTACCCATCCCGTAAAGGTATTTCCACTCGTACTGATACGGTAGAAGTAAACACCATCGGGATAGTTATCGCCCGTCCAATTGTTTTGATAGCTTTTAGAAGAAAATACTTCTGCACCCCATCGATTTGAAATATTTACTTGCGTGTCTGGAGGAATATTTCGGATGTAGAACGTTTCGTTTGAGCCATCGCCATTTGGTGTAAATACGTTGGGAATTGAATTGGGATCGAAAGAAAAATCCAACGGAACCCTCACATCAAATTCAAGAGAGCATCCCTGATCTTCATTCACCGTGAGATGGTACCTACCAGCATGTAATGCCTTGTAGTTCTTAATAAATTGTAAGCTGTTGTTAAACTCATTTACTTCTTCGGTGCGCGGAGAAAAATCCAAGGGGTTAATTTGAGGGTTAGAGGCCGAATCAAATCGGATGGTTACAAAGTACGGTTTTTGACCCCCTGTAAAATTGATCAAATCAAACCCGCCCGTTGGCAAATCCGGGTAAGAGGACTTGATGTTTTGTACGCTCACTGCCAATACTCCGTTGTAAGTAAAGTCATAACTTGACGAAGCTACCGTACACGTGCCTTGTGTTTGAAGGATGTTAATGGTATAGTCTCCTTTCGTAGATGGCAACTCGTTTCCTTTGATCACGTACAAACTTCCTGCAGGAACAGTTGGTAAGATAATCGTACGGTCAGGCGTAACTAGTCCCTTCTTGGTAATCTGAATAGTCATCGCGCCAGCCGCAGCCTTAATATTTGTAATTCTTATCTCTGGCAAACCAGCGTTGCAGTTTAACTGTGGAGCAGCGAACGAAACTTGAGTTATGCTTCCCGTAATGGTTTGCACTGCAAGTTTAGTAGCACAGGCGGCTGTGTTCGGTTTAATCCATACATAGTAATCACCTTTCGATAGACCTTGAAGAAGAATGTTCAAGGTTCCATAATTTACAAAGGTGGTTGGTTGTGCTATTGGATCAGTGGTGTACCCTACTGTGAACGTACCCGCACTCAAAATGGTGAATGCAATCGTTCCGTTCGCGCCCTGTCCGGCACAGTCAGGTTGGGTTAGGATAGGTGAAGTAGTATTAACAAATCCAGGGAAGTTGACCACATACTTGAAATATTTTTCGCAGCCTACATTATCAATAACCGTAAATTTATGCGTGCCTCCTGTAAGGTTGGAGAATTTACTTCCTGTTGGTAAGGTAGCATAGGCAACACTATCGAATCGGAATGTATAAGGACCAACGCCTCCCGCAATCGTACCGATGGCAATAGCTCCATCATTGTTTGCACAAGTAGCATCGGTAATGGTTGGTGGCGCTACAGTGATGGCCGGATTGGCATCTTGGATAGTAATGGTCACCGCAGCAAAACATGGATCACTTGCATTTCTTCTAACACTAATTACACGCTGGAAAGTTGGAGCCAGCCCCGAAGGTATTCCAGTAATGGTATTACCAGCCGTAAAATTAGTAAAGGTAATACCGTCCAAAGACCATTGTAACAAATTGCCAGTTTCGCCTGGCACATCTAACTTGATAGAACCGGTAGCTGATCCTGCACATTTAGGGCCAACAATATTGGAAGCGATTGGTGCTCCGACCGTACCTGACTGATCAATTGTAACAAATCCTGTTTTAGTGCAACTCACATCACCATATTCAATCGTATAACTATAAAGCCCTAAAGGCAACAATGAAAAATTAGGGTTGTTCAGATTTGTACGAGCAACCGAACCGTTGGTAATTGATTGTCCTGTAACAGTAATCTTAACCCCCGTATTATTGACTGTTGGTGTTGCCGGAGAAATGCTAAAAAATATGGAGCCATTCGAAAGGGTGCAAGTTGCAGGAGTTGGAAGGGGAGTTATAACCACGGTGGCACAGTTACCTGTAACCGTGCAACTTGGATCCCCTGGCGGCAATAGCGAAACATTAATTGTGTTCGCTAATTGAGCACTGCATGAGCCTACAATAGCAAGCACATTAAAGCTGGTATTCAATGTTAAAATGGGCGTAGCTAAAGTGACTGTACCACCCGTTCCCACTACAGGACTACCAACATTTGTATTGGACGGGCTCAATCGAAGTTGGTAACTAACACCGTTTTCGGAGTTGGCAACTGTAATATTGGTAGATGTATTTGGACAAATTGCCGAACTGGGGCCTGCTATGGTTAAAGCAGCATTCGGTGGAGGCAGCACAACAATATTTACAATCGTAGTCAATTGAAGTGAACAAGTAGCATTGGTGGCAAGTACATTGAAGGAAGTACTAGTGGTAAGAACGCCAGTGGGGAGATCAATATTTCCTCCAGTTCCTGCAAAAGGAGCCCCAACTGCTGTATTGCCTGTGTTGTTCCTCAACTGGTAATTCACATTCATCTCCGAATTTAAAATACGGACAAATGTAAATCCGCCTGAGCAGAGGGTTCCTAGCAATGGAGCCACAGTCAGTCCAGCATTTAAGGTACCACCTACAGTTATTGTAGCTGTATTAAGAAGTATGACTGGCGGAGAACATCCATTGGCGGGATTATAGGTAGCTACTACGCTAAATGTGGTAGTGGCCGTTAGCGGACCCGTTGGTATAGAGATATTACCACCTCCCGCAACAGGGCTTCCAATCAACGAAGCTCCATCAAACAATTGATAATCCACCCCTGTCTGAGTTCCAACAATATCAATTGTAGTAGACCCACCGGTACACAAATTGGGAATAGAAGCCGACACCGCTAAGGAATTGTCAGGTGGTCCAATTACTGTTACATCTAGTTGGGCACGGAGACTCTCGCACCCGCTCACAGTCTGAGAAACAAAGAAACTGGTGGTTCCAGTACTGGATGTAGAAGGCGTAGGCGCAGTTGAACTTCCCGTACCGCCTGTTGACGCAGCATACCACAAGAGACCTGTGCCAGTTGCAGTTAAAGCGGTGGCGGCATCTCCAACACAGTAACTAACATTCGAAACTCCCGGTGCCGAGGGTAGCGAATTGATTGCTACATCCAGCTGAGCTCGTGGACTCTCACATCCACTAACGGTCTGGCTAACATAAAATGAGGTGACTCCAGGTGTCGTGGTTGAGGGTGTAGGTGCTGTGGCACTACCCACTCCACCGGTTGCTGCTAAATACCACAATAAACTTGTTCCGGTGGCAGTCAACGGCACCGCTATCGCACCTTGACAATAAGATATTGGAGATGCAATCGGAGCCAAAGGAACGGGATTCACGGTCATCGTGATAAGATTACTTACCGCTGGTGTAGATGTTACGCAGCTTAAGCTGCTAGTCATGGCAACCGAAACTACATCGCCTGTTATCAATGTAGCGTCCACGTAACTGGAACTATTGGTGCCCACATTCAATCCATTTTTTATCCATTGGTAACCTGGCGCACTACCCCCATTGGTTGGGATGGCTGTAAAAGTTACTGTTGTACCAACACAAACAGTCGTTCCAGGGGAAGCGTTAATTGAGACCGATGCAACAGGCACCGAAACGGATGAGTAATCGAACGTCAAGCGAGAAACTCCTATATTTTCATAATACTCGATCACTAAACTATGGACACCTGCCGTCAAGCAAACAGCATCTGAGGTGTAGGGAGTATATGAATGATCCGAAAAAGAATTGGCGGGGCTCAGCGTTATGGCCACACCATCCACAAAGAAGCGAACACCATCGTCCGAAATCAGATTGAATGTATAGACACCCGCTGTAAAGGTTTTTTGCATTTGAAATCTCAGACTGTAATTGTTGAGATAGCTTCCGCAAACATTCGTTCCCGCCAGCGGAATAGAATTTTCAAAATTTAAATCAAAAGCATCGGTAGAAGAATTATAAGTGGACGAACCAAATCCTGCAATATCTGCTTCTAAAATGTAACCCCTGTAGGTTGCTGGCAAATAATTTACTCCGTTTTGATAGGGTATAACCGCATTTCCAGCATCATTGTAAACATCGGCAATCCAGGTATCAGTGCCAGGAGCAATGCTGGGAGGAATTGGATTGACCGCTACTGTAGCGTTGCCCGATCCAGCCACTGTGCAGGAATTTGCATCGGTCACCAGTCCACTCAGCGAATAGGTTGTTGTAGAGACCGGAGTTACCGGGATAGGCGTGTTCGAAATATAATTCGTGACAGAACCAAATCCAGTAATTGTGAAATTATAGGGAGGCGTCCCTCCGACAATTGTCACTGCCAAATTAGAAGTGGCTCCGGCACAAATCGTAGCCGTACCCGAAAGGACAGCCGAGGTAATTGAGGGATTCACTGTCGCAGTGGCTGCTGGCCCAGATATAGTACCTGGGCAACTAGTACCGTCCGTTACGGAAGTAATGGTGTAGGTGGTGCTCACCGTTGGATTTAAATTAACCGTATGCCCATTTAAAATCCCTGCCAGATTGAAGGTGGTTGTCCCGTCACTATAAGAAACGTTGAAAGGTGCTGTTCCCGTTAGGCTGAAGGTTAGGGTATAAGTTGAACTTGGACAGATAGGAGAAGGCGAACCCGAAACGGAAGCGTTTGGAGCTTCATTAACAGTAACCAGTGCCGTACCACTGCCTGTTGCCCCACAGCCATTAGCATCGGTTATGGATCCTGAGATTGTGTAGGTGGTGGTAGAGGAAGGTGTAACAGGAATGTTGGTTCCCGAGGTGTAATTGGATACCAACCCTAATCCCGCAATGGTGAAACTGTAGGGACTCGTTCCCCCAACAATCGTAACTGCTAAATTTGTGCTTTGACCATTGCAAATCGTGGCATCACCAATGAGCGTTGCGGAGGCAATAGCGGTATTTTCAATTACTGAAGTAGGAGTACCCAAACTGGTAGCCGCACATCCATTCTGGTCTGTTAGTGCGGTGACTGAATACGTGCCAACCGCGGCATTCGTGATCGTAAAAGTTGATGAAGGATGATTGTTCACAGTAGTTAGCACAACTCCATCGCTCCATGTAAAGTTAAACGGTGCCGTTCCCGTGAAGGTGAACGTGACATTCGGGAGCGGTGTGCCAAAGCAAACTATGCCACCGCCTGATACCGAAGCAGTCGGAAGTGGATTGACAGTAACAGTTGCTGTTCCAGACCCAGCCACAGTGCATCCGTTCGTATCGGTAACCAAACCCGTTATTGAGTACGCAGTGGTCGTTGCCGGTGTAATGGGGATCGGGGTTCCTGACACATAAGAAGTAATTACACCCAACCCTGCAATTGTAAAATTATAGGGACCAACGCCACCTGTAATAGTAACAAGAATGTTACCTGTCCCTCCTGCACAAATAGCCGAGTTGTCGCTCAAAATGGCTGACGTAGGTGATGGATTTACCGTCACTGTGGCGGAAGAACCACCTACCCCAACACAACTTGTTGCATCAGAAAAGGAAGTAACAGTATAGGTGGTAGTAGCGGTAGGAGAAATGGAGACCGTATGACCTGACGAAATACCGGTCAAATCAAAATTGGTAGTACCATCTGAATACGATACGTTGAATGGAGCAGTCCCTGTCAACGTAAACGTCAAGGTACTACTTCCGCCTGAACATAAGGTGCCTGGCGAGGAGCTTATGGATGCAGTTGGGGTGGGATTTACAATTACTAAAAAACTACCAGAGCCTGCTACTGAACATCCATTTGCATCTGTAACCGTACCGCTAAGCGTGTAGCTGGTTGACGTGGCTGGGCTAACTGGTATTGGGCTACCAGAAATATAATTTGCAACCGGACCAAAGTTTGTAATATTGAAAGTAAAGGGGGCTGTACCGCTTGTGATGTTCACAAACAGGTTAGCAGTACCCCCCGGACAAATTGGCCCTGAGCCAGACAACACAGCAGATGTAGGCGTTGGATTTACAGTAACTGTTGTAGAGGAACCAGGCAAACCAGTGCACGTGGTGGCATCGCTGATATTTGTAATGGCATAGCTGGTAGTAGACGTTGGTGAAACCACAACAGTATGATTAGTACTAATCCCCGTAAGATTAAACGTAGATGTTCCGTCTGTATAGCTCACGTTGAAAGGTGCAGTGCCCGTCAAGTTAAAGGTTAGGGTGGAACTACCACCCGAGCAAACCGTGCCCGGTGATGAAACAATGGCAGCGGCAGGGCGTGGGTTTACTGTTACGATTGCCAGGCCGCTTCCAACAACAAAACAACCATTTGCGTCAGTAACGTTACCTAAAATGGAATAACTAGTAGTGGTTGCAGGCGAAACAGCAATAGCACTACCAGTAGTATAACCTCCAATAGGTCCAAAATTAGCAATTGTAAAATTATAAGGAGGCGTGCCATCTGTGATATTGACCGACAAGTTGGTTGACTGTCCGGAACAAATGGTCGCAGTACCGATCAGTTCTGCAACTGTTGGAGGTTGATTCACTGTGATGGTAACATTGGAGCCGGGTGTGCCAATGCAGCCCGATGCGTCAGAAATTGCAGTAATGGTATAGTTACGAGTGACCAGAGGGGTTACTAAAACCGTGTGTCCATTCGAGATACCTGATAAATTAAACGATGATGCCCCATCGGAATAACTAACATTAAATGGACTGGTTCCGGTAAGGTTAAACGTAAGGGTGCTGCTGTTGCCTGCGCACAAAGTGGCTGGAAGAGCACTAATGGTTGCTGTTGGGGTTGGGTTAACAGTAACCGAGGCAGTGCCTGTCCCTGTTACTGTACAACCATTGGCATCTGTCACATTGCCAATCAACGTATAGGTTGTGGTAGTTAGTGGGCTAACTGAGATTGGTGTCCCTGCTGCATACCCTGTTACCAATCCATACCCTATAATGGTGAAACTGAAAGGTGCTGTGCCGCCTGTAATGGCAACGCTTAGATTAGTAGACTGCCCAGAGCAAATGGAGGCGGTAGGACTAGACAAGACGGCAGAGGTGGGCGAAAATGCAATGCCGAGCGTTACGGAACCTGTCATAATTCTTGGGGTGCAAAATCCGTTTGAAGCTCGAACCGTTAACACATCTCCATTCGTAAAACCAGCGGTTGGAAAATTCATATTAAACGGCCCTGCACCGGTTCCTGGAAATGTCAATCCTGTGGGGTTTCCATTGCGTTGAATCTCATAAACTCCACCCGGATCAGGAATAGCACCGTCTGATCCATTGAGCGTAACTGTAAAATTGCTGCCAAAGCATGCCGTACCAGAACCAGATATAATATTATAAAGCGTGGGAGATGGATCTGTAATTGTAAAATTTCTTGATTGCAAACACGAAGAATAGTTGTCCTGTATATTGAGGGTATAGGTACCTCCTGGCAACCCAGCCAAAGAAAGTTGTGTAGCCAAATTTAGATTGGTGGTTCCATCGTAAGTTCCTGTTAAAGGTAACCCGGCAAGCCCGTTGCTACTCGTCCATGTATAAGTGAAAGACCCAGAAACGGCAAGTGCAGGTGTTCTTGACCCACCAGAAACAGAAGCAATGACTGAGCCATTCGGTGTCAAACAACTGGAGTTATCTATTCTGGTAACTTCATTAACCACCAAGTTGGGCAATGAAGTTAGTAACACCGGGGGAGGCGGCCCGAATGTATTAATAATGTCTGTGTTAGGCGTGTCTATTATGATAAAGTCGTACGAGTCGGCTGGCAACCCTGATCCAACATTATTGAAAACGAAACTGGAGCCCACCGGTATAAGCTGCGGGCCAAAAAAATTCGGATTGCCACCTATAGCCGGCAAAATAACCTGAAGAATTCCAGGCTGACCGTCACTCGTCTGCAATACGGTAAATCGAATAAACCCATTATCGGATCCGTTGCACGGATTGGAAACGAATACTGCTACGCGAAGGCTGCCTTGTATGTAGGTGTTCGTTTGCGCACTTGATTCAAACGCAAAAAATGAGGTTAAAGAAACAATAAAAATGCTTTTCCAAAATTTCATAGTTGAAAAAATTGCGCTCACTTTAATTGGATTTCAAGTTGTTCTTTACAGCCATTTGCGTCTACCACAATAGCTTGGTAGGTGTCCGCGTTAAGATTCGTAAACTTATGCTGGGAAAAATCCTCGGTTAATAAATGCCCTGAACTTTTTTTATAAACTACGTATTTGTAAGGGGAATTGCCACCTGAGGCTGTCAACGTAATTTCACCGTTTGAACCATTTGAATCCTTTGTCTCCAATTCAATCTTAAATGAATTACAACTGAGCGGCTTAGGCGGTTTCGAGTTAAACCCGAAACAAAACAAACTTAACAAAACAAAAAGCGTCCCTTTCATCTCACTTCGTTTAGGTTAAAAAATACCAATCATAAATACCTTCCAAAATCTATTGTAACCCACTTTTCCAATTGTAAATATCAACAAATCCTAAAAAATCGCCCCTTTCAAAAGGCTGGTTACAACATCCTAGTAATATTTAGTTCAAAAAATAACTTTCTAAAACTTCCTGTTCAATATCTCGCTCAATATAAATGCCTTCTTAAAGCCTTCTGGATCTTGTAAGTCTTTCACATAAGTACTTGCCACACTTACTTGCGTATCTTGTTGATATCCTTTGAATTGACCAAACTTCACAACAGTATCTTCCAATCTCATGGTTTCTTCGAGTGAAGCCCTATTGAAGGCCGCCAACTTCGCTTTCTCATACGCCTCGAAAGTTTCGTCTTGATCTCTTTTTTTGTAGTCAACTCGCTCGGCCTCTTTTGCTTCTACCTCTATTTCGTCATAATAATCTTCGTAATCGGCAACGGGGGCGGGCTGTAGAAATGGTCTTTGCTTGCTGGTGGCAGGGGAAGTCACGGTTGGCTCTGGCGACTTCGTTGCCTGAATCTCGCGCAACAAGTCTTCAAACGAAATCGGTTTTGATTGCGGTTCACTATCGTATGGCTCACTGGTAGTAGTGGGTTCTTTCGGCTTCTTTTTACGCGCCAGATAAGACACCACTGCAATGATGACCCAAATCCAAAATGAAGGACTATCCCACATAACGGTCAAATGTAGGCAAAATATACTGAATAACACAGATTTTGGCATGGCAAGTTAGGTTTTAATGAAAGGTTTCCGCAATCTTTTCGGATTTTGGCTATTGATAAAATGTGCATGAAATGGGAACATCTACCTTTCCAAAAGACAAACCGAACACTATCTTTGCCGACTTTAAATTTTAGGACTTAAGTATTGGGTGTTAGGGATTAGGTATGGGGGATTAGAGTCAAACCAGCATCAAGTATCCAGAAACCTGTCAAACCAGCATCAATGTATCCAGTAACCAGAAACCAATTATGCAGTTATCGAAGTTAGAGATCAAGGGGTTCAAAAGTTTTGCTGATAAAATCATTATCAATTTTGATGAGGGGATTACCGGTATTGTGGGGCCAAACGGTTGCGGAAAATCGAATGTGGTAGATTCCATCCGTTGGGTATTGGGAGAGCAGAAGACCAGTGCACTACGTTCTGAAAAAATGGAGAACGTCATCTTCAACGGCACCAGCCAACGCGCGCCACAGCAAATGGCGGAAGTTTCGTTGACCATCAACAACACAAAAAATATTTTACCAACCGAGTATTCGCAAATCACCATCACCCGCAGGTTATACCGATCTGGTGAAAGTGAATATTTGCTAAACGGTGTTGCCTGCCGACTTAAAGACATCACGAACTTGTTTTTGGATACGGGCGTGGCCTCTAACAGCTATGCGATCATTGAATTGGGCATGGTGGACGATCTATTGAACGACCGCGACAACTCGCGCAGAACGTTGTTTGAAGAAGCCGCTGGCATTTCAAAATTCAAAAAGCGCAAAAAAGAAACGCTAAAAAAATTGGAAGATACCGATGCCGATTTGGAGCGTGTAGAAGATTTGCTTTTTGAAATTGAAAAGAACATGAAGAGCTTGGAAAAGCAAGCCAAGCAAACCGAACAGTACTATAAAATCAAAGAAGACTATAAAGAAAAGAGCATTCAGTTGGCCAGGGTGGTGGTGAATAAACAAAAGGATAAGTTCAGCGCCATCACCAAACAAATTGAAACCGAAAGTGACCGCAAAACAAAACTCACGGCCGAAGTGGCGGAAAAAGAAGCGACCATTGAGAAATCAAAAGCCGAGTTAATTCTAAAAGAAAAAACACTTTCGTCTCGTCAAAAATCCATCAACGAATTTGTTTCTAAAATCCGGCAATATGAAAGCGAGAAGCAAATCAAAAACGAACGACTGCGTTTTTTGAATGACCGCATTGCCAACTTAAAAGATCAAATCGATCAAGACAAAAAAAGCAATGAACGTGCGCGCTTCAGCATCCAAAGTTTGGAGACGGAACGCGATTCCGCTCAGGCAATATTAAATGAGATCACTGCCAAAGTAGATTCACTGCGCACCGAATACGAATCGCAAAAGGCAGCTACTTATACCCTACAAGGGGAATCGGACGCGCTTCGCCAAGTGCATCGCGCCAAGCAAGAAGAA
This genomic window contains:
- a CDS encoding acyl-CoA reductase; its protein translation is MTLLERIDGFAELGNRLQTMPAETKKGLFLRANQENPWFTDSNIALALNGIGEFLEKEKLQRWLSAYTIENTQPKKIGIAMAGNIPMVGFHDLLCVLVTGNMAVAKLSSQDCVLMKFVCELLKQINPSFTNQILFEERLKDVDAVIATGSDNTARYFEYYFRNIPHLIRKNRSSCAVIMGEESEKELIELGKDVFSYFGLGCRNVSKLYVPEGFDIKRLMKAWEVYLEVVNHHKYSNNYTYQRTILLMNLIHFYDNGAVILIENNSLVSPISLLYYEYYQSLDDLKNKVHKQTEKIQCIVSANGWYNKGIPFGRAQHPQVWEYADNVDTIKFLTAVRSK
- a CDS encoding gliding motility-associated C-terminal domain-containing protein; this encodes MKFWKSIFIVSLTSFFAFESSAQTNTYIQGSLRVAVFVSNPCNGSDNGFIRFTVLQTSDGQPGILQVILPAIGGNPNFFGPQLIPVGSSFVFNNVGSGLPADSYDFIIIDTPNTDIINTFGPPPPVLLTSLPNLVVNEVTRIDNSSCLTPNGSVIASVSGGSRTPALAVSGSFTYTWTSSNGLAGLPLTGTYDGTTNLNLATQLSLAGLPGGTYTLNIQDNYSSCLQSRNFTITDPSPTLYNIISGSGTACFGSNFTVTLNGSDGAIPDPGGVYEIQRNGNPTGLTFPGTGAGPFNMNFPTAGFTNGDVLTVRASNGFCTPRIMTGSVTLGIAFSPTSAVLSSPTASICSGQSTNLSVAITGGTAPFSFTIIGYGLVTGYAAGTPISVSPLTTTTYTLIGNVTDANGCTVTGTGTASVTVNPTPTATISALPATLCAGNSSTLTFNLTGTSPFNVSYSDGASSFNLSGISNGHTVLVTPLVTRNYTITAISDASGCIGTPGSNVTITVNQPPTVAELIGTATICSGQSTNLSVNITDGTPPYNFTIANFGPIGGYTTGSAIAVSPATTTSYSILGNVTDANGCFVVGSGLAIVTVNPRPAAAIVSSPGTVCSGGSSTLTFNLTGTAPFNVSYTDGTSTFNLTGISTNHTVVVSPTSTTSYAITNISDATTCTGLPGSSTTVTVNPTPTSAVLSGSGPICPGGTANLFVNITSGTAPFTFNITNFGPVANYISGSPIPVSPATSTSYTLSGTVTDANGCSVAGSGSFLVIVNPTPTASISSSPGTLCSGGSSTLTFTLTGTAPFNVSYSDGTTNFDLTGISSGHTVSISPTATTTYTVTSFSDATSCVGVGGSSATVTVNPSPTSAILSDNSAICAGGTGNILVTITGGVGPYNFTIAGLGVITSYVSGTPIPITPATTTAYSITGLVTDTNGCTVAGSGTATVTVNPLPTASVSGGGIVCFGTPLPNVTFTFTGTAPFNFTWSDGVVLTTVNNHPSSTFTITNAAVGTYSVTALTDQNGCAATSLGTPTSVIENTAIASATLIGDATICNGQSTNLAVTIVGGTSPYSFTIAGLGLVSNYTSGTNIPVTPSSTTTYTISGSITDANGCGATGSGTALVTVNEAPNASVSGSPSPICPSSTYTLTFSLTGTAPFNVSYSDGTTTFNLAGILNGHTVNLNPTVSTTYTITSVTDGTSCPGTISGPAATATVNPSITSAVLSGTATICAGATSNLAVTIVGGTPPYNFTITGFGSVTNYISNTPIPVTPVSTTTYSLSGLVTDANSCTVAGSGNATVAVNPIPPSIAPGTDTWIADVYNDAGNAVIPYQNGVNYLPATYRGYILEADIAGFGSSTYNSSTDAFDLNFENSIPLAGTNVCGSYLNNYSLRFQMQKTFTAGVYTFNLISDDGVRFFVDGVAITLSPANSFSDHSYTPYTSDAVCLTAGVHSLVIEYYENIGVSRLTFDYSSVSVPVASVSINASPGTTVCVGTTVTFTAIPTNGGSAPGYQWIKNGLNVGTNSSSYVDATLITGDVVSVAMTSSLSCVTSTPAVSNLITMTVNPVPLAPIASPISYCQGAIAVPLTATGTSLLWYLAATGGVGSATAPTPSTTTPGVTSFYVSQTVSGCESPRAQLDVAINSLPSAPGVSNVSYCVGDAATALTATGTGLLWYAASTGGTGSSTAPTPSTSSTGTTSFFVSQTVSGCESLRAQLDVTVIGPPDNSLAVSASIPNLCTGGSTTIDIVGTQTGVDYQLFDGASLIGSPVAGGGNISIPTGPLTATTTFSVVATYNPANGCSPPVILLNTATITVGGTLNAGLTVAPLLGTLCSGGFTFVRILNSEMNVNYQLRNNTGNTAVGAPFAGTGGNIDLPTGVLTTSTSFNVLATNATCSLQLTTIVNIVVLPPPNAALTIAGPSSAICPNTSTNITVANSENGVSYQLRLSPSNTNVGSPVVGTGGTVTLATPILTLNTSFNVLAIVGSCSAQLANTINVSLLPPGDPSCTVTGNCATVVITPLPTPATCTLSNGSIFFSISPATPTVNNTGVKITVTGQSITNGSVARTNLNNPNFSLLPLGLYSYTIEYGDVSCTKTGFVTIDQSGTVGAPIASNIVGPKCAGSATGSIKLDVPGETGNLLQWSLDGITFTNFTAGNTITGIPSGLAPTFQRVISVRRNASDPCFAAVTITIQDANPAITVAPPTITDATCANNDGAIAIGTIAGGVGPYTFRFDSVAYATLPTGSKFSNLTGGTHKFTVIDNVGCEKYFKYVVNFPGFVNTTSPILTQPDCAGQGANGTIAFTILSAGTFTVGYTTDPIAQPTTFVNYGTLNILLQGLSKGDYYVWIKPNTAACATKLAVQTITGSITQVSFAAPQLNCNAGLPEIRITNIKAAAGAMTIQITKKGLVTPDRTIILPTVPAGSLYVIKGNELPSTKGDYTINILQTQGTCTVASSSYDFTYNGVLAVSVQNIKSSYPDLPTGGFDLINFTGGQKPYFVTIRFDSASNPQINPLDFSPRTEEVNEFNNSLQFIKNYKALHAGRYHLTVNEDQGCSLEFDVRVPLDFSFDPNSIPNVFTPNGDGSNETFYIRNIPPDTQVNISNRWGAEVFSSKSYQNNWTGDNYPDGVYFYRISTSGNTFTGWVEIIRGR
- a CDS encoding SprB repeat-containing protein: MKGTLFVLLSLFCFGFNSKPPKPLSCNSFKIELETKDSNGSNGEITLTASGGNSPYKYVVYKKSSGHLLTEDFSQHKFTNLNADTYQAIVVDANGCKEQLEIQLK